The nucleotide window ATTCAAGCAATAGACGTTCAACCTCCATGCGCCCAAGGATATTGGTGATGCCAATCCCAAGTGTTTCAAGAACATTTTCAAGCAGCTTCTGGCTTCCAGGTGTGAACGCTGACAGACTGGCGATTTCCACTACTGCAATGACTTCATCCTTCAATAAGACAGGCGCGATGATAATACTTTGCGGCACTGCCGCCCCAAGCCCAGTCGATATCACCCGATAATCTGCCGGAACTTGATTCAGGATCAGCATCTTTTTCTCTGCAGCACATTGACCGACAAGCCCTTCGCCCTCATCAAATCCATCCCTGCCTTGTCCATCCGCATAGGAAGCAATTTTTCTGAAATGCGCTGCCGCCTCATCCTTGAGGTAAAAAGCTCCCAGATCCCCACCCATAAGCGGAGTCAGCTTGGTGATGAAGTTCTCGGTTAATGCTTTTGTGTCCACATGCCTGCTGTAAAATTTGACGATATCGGACGAGTTGGACTGAATCCAGTTTTGCTCGATCATGTCTTCATTGTATTTCTTTTCCTTTTCCGTCAGGATCTCCATCGAAGCTGCCATTGAATTATAGGCTTTGGCAATCTCCCCGAATTCACCCTTCACTCCATCATCCATCCTTGGAATGGAGGACAAATCATCATAATCCACTTCTTTAATCGTTTCAGTAAACGAGTGGACCGTCCTGACAGTCCCTCTGATGACCCAGACCATGACACCCGTGATCAGCAAAATGGCCAGAATCACTATCCCGATCACGCCTATCATCATATTGTCATAGGTTTCGGTCGCATCTTTTAAAGCAGTATTCATCAAGGATTCCTGAAAACCCTTGAATTCGTCGATACTGCTGAATAACTGATCCCTTACAGTCAATTCTTTTTGGTAAATCTCCTGCAATTCCGCCTGGCTAGTTCCATTTTCAAGGAGTCTCCGGATCTCCATCTCCATGGAGGAATATTCTTTATAGGAATCCTGAACTTGGAATATCAAGGCTTTGGACCTTTCCCTATTTAACTTCACGGCCAATTCAACAAGCCTGTCGCTGATACCTGCTATACTCGCAGAATTTTCATCCATGTCCATTCCCGTTCTATTCTCACCGCTATTATCCGTGATTAAATGAACAAGGTTCCGATCTCTTTGGTACAGCTGCTGCCTAATCTCCGTCACTTCATTTACTTTATAATAACGGTCCTCTACAATTTCAAGCAGGTTTTCCCTGATTGAGTTCATCATCACTAGAATAGTAATCAATAAGAGGAACAAAAAGAAGACCGTCAGTCCTAAGCCGACATATTGCTTCCTTTTAAAGCCCATTTTATCTCCCGCTTCCTTTTAACATCTGCTATTCAATTAATATAGCAAAAATCCAGCCAATTCGCTATTTACAACACCTCGAAAGCCAGAATCCGACAAAATCATCGGCGTATGGGCTAAGGAAGAACAAAACAGTCACAAACAGAACCAGTAGCTACTACAAAACGGAGAAAAACACTCCAGAACGTTCGAATATTTTTTCAACAGAAAAAGCCCCTCACTCGACGACCTTTCTCATTCCTACTTACAAAACTAAATTATCAAAAGTTTATGTTAATAATCATTTACAAAATGCAAAGGATATATTACATTTTAATTATAAAAACAAATTTTCCCAAAGGAGTAAACGTGGAAATGTTAAAAAACTCTGTTCGTGAATTTCGGGCAAGATTCAGATTTTCACAGCAAGACTTAGCAGATAAAATCGGCGTGACGAGACAGACGATTGGACTGATTGAAAAAGGAGATTACGCGCCCTCTGTCACCCTCGCATTAAAAATAGCAGCTGTCTTCGAAGTACCAGTCGAAGAAGTGTTTCGCTTAGAAGGAGAGAAATGACCGTGTTAAAAAGAACGTTTCAATCACCGTTATTCAATATGGTTCTTATATTGGGACTGGGTATAATCATGATTGGCAATTATTATAGCGAGCATGTCCCGGTCTGGCTTACGATTGATCCGATGGTTTTGGGCATTCCAATTCTTATCATGGTTGCCGTGATTCCGCTTTATAACAAACGCAACCCTGAAGATCCGATAAAACCAAGCATCATTCCGATGGAAATGCGCGAAGAGGACGAAGGGATGCAATGGCTGACTTTTAAGGCAGCGAGAAAGGTGTATATCTTCTTTGCTTTATTCATTCCAATAGCGATTGCCCTTACTGCTTACTTGAATCACATTCCATATTTGCCGATCATTCTGTTCATCATCATGGGAGTTGCACAGTACCTGATCTATTGGTTCCAAATGAAACGATACTCGTAAAACAGGAGGAATTTTTTATGGAGACACGTTTAATCGTCACGGGTGTCATTCTTGTTGTGCTGCTCGAAGGCTTTCTTGTGCATTTATTTCTTTTGTATAGAAAAGGAAAAATTACCGAGAATCCCTTGTTGTTGATTTACAAAAAAGAATTGAAAATCCTGTTTTATGCTTTTTTCAAATGGAAGATACCGTCCCGTAACCCAGAGACTTTCTATTACCATAAAAATTCAAGTTACTTCTGGCTGTATCTCGCCCTCATCCATGAACAAGTCATCGAGATGATTGTTTTCCATATTTATTTAAGAAAAGAAGAGCCGGAAATCGCTTTAGCCATGCTGCTGCTTCATATTTACAGCGTCTTTTACATAATGGGAGATTATAATTTGTTGAGGAATACACCGATTATTGTAAAGAAGGATGCGATCCACAT belongs to Mesobacillus subterraneus and includes:
- a CDS encoding helix-turn-helix transcriptional regulator, which codes for MLKNSVREFRARFRFSQQDLADKIGVTRQTIGLIEKGDYAPSVTLALKIAAVFEVPVEEVFRLEGEK